The Micromonospora sp. NBC_01740 genome includes a window with the following:
- a CDS encoding HAMP domain-containing sensor histidine kinase: MCALVALAFLVPLALGLADRAREEAIADAARRSALVTGALAVSTDPAVVQRVVAASGDDPATRPVVRGLGVDESAGRADAGSLERARAERRSVVVDVEGGVLRLDPVVLGDTTAVVEVFVPESELTGNSRWLLLLGVAAALVGAAVLVVDRVAARAVDSARGLVRAALAIGDGDQGVRVDPSGPRELAEAGHAFNRMADRLDAARTDERELVADLSHRLRTPLTVLRLDAEALESDDTSVGSFSEAELDRRRGIRRIRQAIVTLEGEIDVLIKTTRKAVAHEAGPAMCDVSEVVRDRMVFWAALAGDQNRPHRVSGAQLRIPAPVPRAELAAALDAVIGNVFRYTPQGTAFEVAVSRRDGYVAIRIDDAGPGIANPDRALRRGTSDQGSTGLGLDIAKRVALQANGSVSIDRARLGGASVVMLLADPEATPRQVSRFGLVGRMAREQKTGSRRWPRQRPTDD; the protein is encoded by the coding sequence ATGTGCGCCCTGGTGGCGCTCGCGTTCCTCGTCCCGCTCGCCCTCGGTCTCGCCGACCGGGCGCGCGAGGAGGCCATCGCGGACGCCGCCCGGCGCAGCGCGCTGGTGACCGGCGCGCTCGCCGTCAGCACCGACCCCGCCGTGGTGCAGCGCGTCGTGGCGGCCAGCGGCGACGACCCGGCCACCCGGCCGGTCGTACGCGGGCTCGGGGTGGACGAGTCGGCGGGCCGGGCCGACGCCGGGAGCCTCGAGCGCGCGCGGGCCGAGCGGCGTTCCGTGGTCGTCGACGTCGAGGGCGGCGTGCTCCGGCTGGACCCGGTCGTGCTCGGCGACACGACGGCCGTGGTCGAGGTCTTCGTGCCCGAGTCGGAGCTGACCGGCAACAGCCGGTGGCTGCTGCTGCTCGGGGTGGCCGCCGCCCTGGTGGGCGCGGCGGTGCTGGTGGTGGACCGGGTCGCCGCCCGCGCGGTCGACTCGGCCCGGGGCCTGGTCCGCGCGGCGCTCGCGATCGGCGACGGCGACCAGGGCGTACGCGTCGACCCGAGCGGCCCACGTGAGCTGGCCGAGGCCGGGCACGCCTTCAACCGGATGGCCGACCGGCTCGACGCCGCCCGCACCGACGAGCGGGAGCTGGTCGCCGACCTGTCACACCGGCTGCGCACCCCGCTGACGGTGCTGCGGCTCGACGCGGAGGCGCTGGAGTCCGACGACACCAGCGTGGGCTCGTTCAGCGAGGCGGAACTGGACCGGCGGCGCGGCATCCGCCGGATCCGGCAGGCGATCGTCACCCTCGAGGGCGAGATCGACGTGCTGATCAAGACCACCCGCAAGGCGGTCGCACACGAGGCCGGGCCGGCGATGTGCGACGTCAGCGAGGTGGTACGCGACCGGATGGTGTTCTGGGCCGCCCTGGCCGGCGACCAGAACCGGCCGCACCGGGTCAGCGGCGCCCAGCTGCGCATCCCGGCCCCGGTTCCCCGGGCCGAGCTGGCCGCCGCGCTGGACGCGGTGATCGGCAACGTCTTCCGGTACACCCCGCAGGGCACCGCGTTCGAGGTGGCGGTCTCGCGCCGCGACGGGTACGTGGCCATCCGGATCGACGACGCCGGGCCGGGGATCGCCAACCCGGACCGGGCGCTGCGCCGGGGCACCAGCGACCAGGGCTCGACCGGGCTGGGGCTGGACATCGCCAAGCGGGTGGCGTTGCAGGCGAACGGCTCGGTCAGCATCGACCGGGCCCGGCTGGGCGGGGCGAGCGTGGTGATGCTGCTCGCCGACCCGGAGGCGACGCCCCGGCAGGTCAGCCGGTTCGGCCTGGTCGGCCGGATGGCCCGGGAGCAGAAGACCGGCAGCCGCCGCTGGCCCCGCCAGCGGCCCACCGACGACTGA
- a CDS encoding YcnI family protein, giving the protein MATMHGVRPEPRPRRRAATVAVLAAAGVLTWPAPAYATDVTTSPTQARQGGSVKLEFVVPDELPGARAERIEIRLPADAPIAEVYPMSVPGWAPRITSRRLDQPVAGIHSSRVDEVTSAVTWVRMPGTAPGPARLTLSMGPLPQTDRLTFEVLRTYADGTVVRWAGPTGARRAPTLTLLPAAPGAAAGHGGHGAAPAAGGAGDVPAAGARAAGGPAAGDTPGDGGNADGMLAAGLLAGLGGGAAIGWLVSRWRRREPAEPVDLSVLREDPTNRTEPDGPGPAAAGAESPGRPVAAR; this is encoded by the coding sequence ATGGCGACGATGCACGGTGTGCGGCCCGAGCCCCGGCCCCGGCGCCGGGCCGCGACGGTGGCCGTCCTGGCGGCGGCCGGGGTGCTGACCTGGCCCGCCCCGGCATATGCGACCGACGTGACGACCAGCCCGACGCAGGCGCGACAGGGCGGTTCGGTGAAGCTGGAGTTCGTGGTGCCCGACGAACTGCCGGGCGCCCGGGCCGAGCGGATCGAGATCCGGCTGCCGGCCGACGCCCCGATCGCCGAGGTCTATCCGATGTCGGTGCCCGGCTGGGCGCCCCGGATCACCTCCCGCAGGCTCGACCAGCCGGTCGCCGGCATCCACTCGTCCCGGGTCGACGAGGTGACCAGCGCGGTGACCTGGGTCCGGATGCCCGGCACGGCTCCCGGCCCGGCCCGGCTCACCCTGTCCATGGGGCCGTTGCCGCAGACCGACCGGCTCACCTTCGAGGTGCTGCGCACGTACGCCGACGGCACGGTGGTGCGCTGGGCCGGGCCGACCGGGGCTCGCCGGGCGCCGACGCTCACCCTGCTGCCGGCGGCCCCCGGTGCGGCGGCCGGGCACGGCGGGCACGGCGCCGCCCCGGCGGCCGGCGGGGCTGGCGACGTCCCGGCCGCGGGGGCCCGGGCGGCCGGTGGGCCGGCGGCCGGCGACACCCCGGGCGACGGCGGGAACGCGGACGGGATGCTGGCCGCCGGGCTGCTCGCCGGCCTCGGCGGGGGCGCGGCGATCGGCTGGCTGGTCAGCCGCTGGCGCCGCCGCGAGCCGGCCGAGCCGGTCGACCTGTCGGTGCTGCGGGAGGACCCGACGAACCGAACCGAACCGGACGGGCCCGGACCGGCCGCCGCCGGGGCGGAGTCGCCGGGCAGGCCGGTCGCCGCCCGCTGA
- a CDS encoding DUF3618 domain-containing protein, whose product MTTGNGRGTGDTEALREEIRRTRVELGETMEALAAKADVKARLRSSADQAKERMRDQTAQTVARVRGQAAQKAQLAREQAQEKGAVVRRNPTPFVALAAGAVAALIVLVIVRGRQR is encoded by the coding sequence ATGACGACGGGCAACGGCCGGGGCACCGGCGACACCGAGGCGCTGCGGGAGGAGATCCGGCGGACCCGGGTCGAGCTGGGGGAGACGATGGAGGCGTTGGCGGCCAAGGCCGACGTCAAGGCGCGGCTGAGGTCCTCCGCCGACCAGGCGAAGGAGCGGATGCGGGACCAGACGGCGCAGACCGTGGCCCGGGTGCGCGGGCAGGCGGCGCAGAAGGCGCAGCTCGCGCGGGAGCAGGCGCAGGAGAAGGGTGCCGTCGTACGGCGTAACCCGACGCCGTTCGTCGCCCTCGCGGCGGGCGCGGTGGCGGCCTTGATCGTGTTGGTGATCGTACGGGGGAGGCAGCGGTGA
- a CDS encoding trans-aconitate 2-methyltransferase, with product MWDPTTYLRYGDERSRPFHDLLARVPAERPRAVVDLGCGPGNLTATLAARWPDSRVAGLDSSPEMIAEAAATAAVAPGVSFAVGDVRHWHPEPDVDVVISNAVLQWVPGHRDLLTRWARELPVGAWLAVQVPGNFDAPSHRALREVADRPAWRADVAPLLRRPPADDTAVGYAELLTAAGCAVDAWETTYVHLLPARVDADHPVLSWLEGTALRPVRAALDAAGWADFRAELGVRLAEAYPVRHAQVHFPFRRVFFVARTGARAEENQ from the coding sequence ATGTGGGATCCGACGACGTACCTGCGCTACGGCGACGAGCGCTCCCGGCCCTTCCACGACCTGCTCGCCCGGGTCCCCGCCGAGCGCCCGCGCGCGGTGGTCGACCTCGGCTGCGGCCCGGGCAACCTGACCGCCACCCTCGCCGCGCGGTGGCCGGACAGCCGGGTCGCCGGCCTCGACTCCTCACCGGAGATGATCGCGGAGGCCGCCGCCACCGCTGCCGTCGCCCCCGGGGTCTCCTTCGCCGTCGGCGACGTCCGGCACTGGCACCCGGAACCCGACGTGGACGTCGTCATCAGCAACGCCGTGCTCCAGTGGGTGCCCGGCCACCGGGACCTGCTCACCCGCTGGGCCCGGGAACTGCCCGTCGGCGCCTGGCTGGCCGTGCAGGTGCCGGGCAACTTCGACGCCCCCTCGCACCGGGCGCTGCGCGAGGTCGCCGACCGGCCGGCGTGGCGTGCCGACGTCGCACCGCTGCTGCGCCGCCCCCCGGCCGACGACACCGCCGTCGGCTACGCCGAGCTGCTGACCGCTGCCGGCTGCGCGGTGGACGCCTGGGAGACTACCTACGTGCACCTGCTGCCGGCCCGCGTCGACGCGGACCACCCCGTGCTGAGCTGGCTGGAGGGGACCGCGCTCCGGCCGGTCCGCGCGGCCCTGGACGCCGCCGGCTGGGCCGACTTCCGGGCCGAGCTGGGCGTACGACTCGCCGAGGCGTACCCGGTGCGGCACGCTCAGGTGCACTTCCCGTTCCGCCGCGTCTTCTTCGTCGCCCGCACCGGCGCCCGCGCAGAGGAGAACCAGTGA
- a CDS encoding adenosine deaminase, which produces MIDLQTFIAGLPKVELHVHHVGSASPRIVAELAARHEGRSPVPADPAALADYFAFRDFAHFIEVYLSVVDLIRDPEDVWLLTHEVARELARQQVRYAELTVTPYSHVHRGIPAPAFCEAIEDARKRAEADFGIELRWCFDIPGEAGLAAAEETLRISLEERPDGLISFGLGGPEIGVPRPQFKPYFDRARAAGLRSVPHAGETTGPQTVWDALRDLGAERIGHGISAARDPELLAYLAEHRIGMEVCPTSNVRTRAVASIEEHPLRQLVEAGLLVTINSDDPPMFGTTLDEEYAVAARLLDVGPEGLAALARDAVTASFLDPAGKRRITAEIDAHLAAATG; this is translated from the coding sequence GTGATCGACCTGCAAACCTTCATCGCCGGACTGCCCAAGGTGGAGCTGCACGTGCACCACGTCGGCTCCGCCTCGCCCCGGATCGTCGCCGAGCTGGCCGCCCGCCACGAGGGCCGCAGCCCCGTGCCCGCCGACCCGGCCGCGCTCGCCGACTACTTCGCCTTCCGCGACTTCGCGCACTTCATCGAGGTCTACCTGAGCGTCGTGGACCTCATCCGCGACCCCGAGGACGTCTGGCTGCTCACCCACGAGGTCGCCCGCGAGCTGGCCCGCCAGCAGGTCCGCTACGCCGAGCTGACCGTCACGCCCTACTCGCACGTGCACCGGGGGATCCCCGCGCCCGCCTTCTGCGAGGCGATCGAGGACGCCCGCAAGCGGGCCGAGGCGGACTTCGGCATCGAGCTGCGCTGGTGCTTCGACATCCCCGGCGAGGCCGGCCTGGCGGCGGCCGAGGAGACGCTGCGCATCTCGCTGGAGGAGCGCCCGGACGGGCTGATCAGCTTCGGCCTCGGCGGCCCCGAGATCGGGGTGCCCCGGCCGCAGTTCAAGCCGTACTTCGACCGGGCCCGGGCGGCCGGGCTGCGCTCGGTGCCGCACGCCGGCGAGACCACCGGCCCGCAGACGGTCTGGGACGCGCTGCGCGACCTCGGCGCGGAGCGGATCGGGCACGGCATCTCCGCCGCGCGGGACCCGGAGCTGCTGGCCTATCTCGCCGAGCACCGCATCGGCATGGAGGTCTGCCCGACGTCCAACGTGCGTACCCGCGCGGTCGCCAGCATCGAGGAGCACCCGCTGCGGCAGTTGGTCGAGGCCGGCCTGCTGGTCACCATCAACTCCGACGACCCGCCGATGTTCGGCACCACCCTCGACGAGGAGTACGCCGTCGCGGCCCGGCTGCTCGACGTGGGTCCGGAGGGGCTGGCGGCGCTGGCCCGTGACGCGGTGACCGCCTCGTTCCTGGACCCGGCCGGCAAGCGGCGGATCACCGCCGAGATCGACGCCCATCTGGCCGCCGCCACCGGCTGA
- a CDS encoding response regulator transcription factor, with product MATVLLVEDDHVVRGAMLRSLADRGHAVHAVGTALDALRRVAAETPDLVVLDLGLPDLDGSDALRMLRGITDVPIIIATARDDEQSVVRLLRAGADDYMVKPFTGAHLDARITTVLRRAGRASRTVQPAVHSVGGLRVDVGERSAHLDGEPLALTRKEFDLLAYLAARPGRVVSRRELLEEVWRQPSVGEDQTIDVHLYWLRRKMGESAAKPRYLRTVRGVGFRLVAPD from the coding sequence GTGGCCACCGTGCTCCTGGTCGAAGACGATCACGTCGTACGCGGCGCGATGCTGCGATCCCTCGCCGACCGGGGGCACGCCGTGCACGCCGTCGGCACGGCGCTGGACGCGCTGCGCCGGGTGGCGGCCGAGACCCCCGACCTCGTGGTGCTCGACCTCGGGCTGCCCGACCTCGACGGCTCGGACGCGCTGCGGATGCTGCGCGGCATCACCGACGTGCCGATCATCATCGCCACCGCCCGCGACGACGAGCAGTCCGTGGTGCGGCTGCTGCGCGCCGGGGCCGACGACTACATGGTCAAGCCGTTCACCGGCGCGCACCTCGACGCGCGGATCACCACCGTGCTGCGCCGGGCCGGGCGGGCCAGCCGGACGGTGCAGCCGGCCGTGCACAGCGTCGGCGGGCTACGGGTGGACGTCGGCGAACGCAGCGCCCACCTCGACGGCGAGCCGCTGGCGCTGACCCGCAAGGAATTCGACCTGCTGGCCTATCTCGCCGCGCGGCCGGGCCGGGTAGTGTCCCGCCGGGAACTTCTGGAGGAGGTATGGCGGCAGCCATCGGTCGGCGAGGACCAGACCATCGACGTTCACCTGTACTGGCTGCGCCGCAAAATGGGCGAGTCCGCGGCGAAGCCGCGCTACCTGCGCACCGTGCGGGGGGTCGGCTTCCGGCTGGTGGCGCCGGACTGA
- a CDS encoding phage holin family protein: MADVANARTSRTGSEPSTAELVQRATEQVSRLVRDELALARAELTQKGKHAGIGIGLFGGGGALALYGLGALVATAILLLDLVLPAWAAALIVAVVLFAMAGVLALVGKKQVSQAVPPVPQAAVRSVRADVDTVAAAVKDRGRA, encoded by the coding sequence ATGGCTGACGTGGCGAACGCCCGCACATCCCGTACCGGGAGCGAGCCGTCCACCGCCGAGCTGGTGCAGCGGGCCACGGAGCAGGTCTCCCGCCTGGTCCGGGACGAACTGGCCCTGGCCCGGGCGGAGCTGACCCAGAAGGGCAAGCACGCCGGTATCGGCATCGGTCTCTTCGGCGGCGGCGGGGCGCTGGCGCTCTACGGCCTGGGTGCCCTGGTCGCCACCGCGATCCTGCTGCTCGACCTGGTGCTTCCGGCCTGGGCGGCGGCCCTGATCGTCGCGGTGGTGCTCTTCGCGATGGCCGGGGTCCTGGCCCTGGTGGGCAAGAAGCAGGTCAGCCAGGCGGTCCCGCCGGTGCCGCAGGCCGCGGTCCGTAGCGTCCGGGCGGACGTGGACACGGTCGCCGCCGCCGTGAAGGACAGGGGACGGGCATGA
- a CDS encoding ADP-ribosylglycohydrolase family protein: protein MSFTLFPDTRLALARDSLAGLSVGDALGSQFFVPGRHPADLAAGKLPPPPWQWTDDTEMACSVVAALAETGRIDRDALAAAFAERCEPYRGYGPGAVTILRLIRTGTPWPVAAASAFDGQGSCGNGAAMRVGPLGAWYADSTARAAAQARASAEVTHAHPEGVAGAVAVAVAASLAARARLDGHRPAPERLLAGVTAALDPATEVHRGVRRAAGLLDRPVAEAADVLGNGSRVTAQDTVAFTCWVAAVHLDDYPAAVRACVEAGGDVDTTAAIVGAVVAAHTGVGTPGGVPTDWLAAREPLPDWAG from the coding sequence ATGTCCTTCACGCTCTTTCCCGACACTCGTCTCGCGCTCGCCCGGGACTCGCTCGCCGGCCTGTCGGTCGGCGACGCGCTCGGCTCACAGTTCTTCGTTCCCGGCCGGCACCCGGCCGACCTGGCCGCCGGGAAGCTGCCCCCGCCGCCGTGGCAGTGGACCGACGACACCGAGATGGCCTGCTCGGTGGTTGCCGCCCTGGCCGAGACGGGCCGGATCGACCGGGACGCGCTCGCCGCCGCCTTCGCCGAGCGCTGCGAGCCCTACCGGGGCTACGGGCCGGGCGCGGTGACCATCCTGCGGCTGATCCGCACCGGCACGCCGTGGCCGGTGGCGGCCGCCTCGGCCTTCGACGGCCAGGGCTCCTGCGGCAACGGCGCGGCGATGCGGGTCGGCCCGCTGGGCGCGTGGTACGCCGACTCCACCGCGCGGGCGGCGGCGCAGGCCCGGGCGTCGGCGGAGGTGACCCACGCGCACCCGGAGGGCGTCGCCGGCGCGGTGGCGGTGGCGGTGGCCGCGTCGCTGGCCGCCCGAGCCCGCCTCGACGGCCACCGGCCCGCCCCGGAGCGGCTGCTGGCCGGCGTCACCGCCGCGCTGGACCCGGCCACCGAGGTGCACCGGGGCGTACGCCGGGCCGCCGGCCTGCTCGACCGCCCGGTCGCCGAGGCCGCCGACGTGCTCGGCAACGGCTCCCGGGTCACCGCCCAGGACACCGTCGCCTTCACCTGCTGGGTGGCCGCCGTGCACCTGGACGACTACCCCGCGGCGGTCCGCGCGTGCGTCGAGGCCGGCGGGGACGTCGACACCACCGCCGCCATCGTCGGGGCGGTGGTGGCCGCGCACACCGGCGTCGGCACGCCGGGCGGGGTGCCGACCGACTGGCTGGCCGCCCGCGAGCCCCTGCCGGACTGGGCCGGCTGA
- a CDS encoding aldo/keto reductase: protein MQQRTFPRLGRRVGVIGLGAWQLGADWGTVSEADATAVLTAAVESGVTFLDTADVYGDGRSEQLIGRFLRSRPDATLTVATKMGRRVAQTPEAYTLAHFREWTDRSRRNLGTDTLDLVQLHCPPTAVFADDAVFDALDTLVAEERVAGYGVSVETCEQALTAIARPGVASVQIILNALRRKPLDRVLPAAAAAGVGVVARVPLASGLLSGRYDEHTTFAADDHRTYNRHGEAFDVGETFSGVDFALGLAAVRRLAPLAGDGRTMAQFALRWVVDQPGVTVVIPGARDAAQARGNAAVANQAPLSGRELAAMAEVYDELVRPRVHDRW, encoded by the coding sequence ATGCAGCAGCGCACCTTCCCCCGGCTGGGGCGGCGCGTCGGGGTGATCGGGCTGGGCGCCTGGCAGCTCGGCGCGGACTGGGGCACGGTCAGCGAGGCCGACGCCACCGCCGTGCTGACCGCCGCCGTCGAGTCGGGGGTCACCTTCCTCGACACGGCGGACGTCTACGGCGACGGGCGCAGCGAGCAGCTCATCGGGCGGTTCCTGCGGAGCCGGCCCGACGCCACGCTGACGGTCGCCACCAAGATGGGCCGCCGCGTCGCGCAGACGCCCGAGGCGTACACCCTGGCGCACTTCCGCGAGTGGACCGACCGGTCCCGGCGCAACCTCGGCACGGACACCCTCGACCTGGTGCAGCTGCACTGCCCGCCCACCGCCGTCTTCGCCGACGACGCCGTCTTCGACGCGCTGGACACCCTGGTCGCCGAGGAACGCGTCGCCGGCTACGGGGTGAGCGTGGAGACCTGCGAGCAGGCGCTGACCGCCATCGCCCGGCCGGGGGTGGCCAGCGTCCAGATCATCCTCAACGCGCTGCGGCGCAAGCCCCTCGACCGGGTGCTCCCGGCCGCTGCCGCCGCCGGGGTCGGCGTCGTCGCCCGCGTCCCGCTGGCCAGCGGGCTGCTCTCCGGCCGGTACGACGAACACACCACCTTCGCCGCCGACGACCACCGCACCTACAACCGGCACGGCGAGGCGTTCGACGTGGGCGAGACCTTCTCCGGGGTCGACTTCGCGCTGGGCCTGGCCGCCGTGCGCCGGCTGGCGCCGCTGGCCGGCGACGGGCGCACGATGGCCCAGTTCGCGCTGCGCTGGGTCGTCGACCAGCCCGGCGTCACCGTGGTCATCCCCGGCGCCCGCGACGCCGCCCAGGCCCGGGGCAACGCCGCCGTGGCCAACCAGGCCCCGCTCTCCGGACGGGAGCTGGCGGCGATGGCGGAGGTCTACGACGAACTGGTCCGTCCGCGGGTGCACGACCGGTGGTGA
- a CDS encoding cold-shock protein: protein MAQGTVKWFNADKGFGFITVDGGGADVFVHFSAIQTSGYRTLEENQRVEFEIAQGQKGPQAEQVRPI, encoded by the coding sequence ATGGCGCAGGGAACCGTGAAGTGGTTCAACGCAGACAAGGGCTTCGGCTTCATCACCGTCGACGGCGGGGGTGCTGACGTGTTCGTCCACTTCTCGGCCATCCAGACCAGCGGCTACCGCACGCTGGAGGAGAACCAGCGGGTGGAGTTCGAGATCGCCCAGGGTCAGAAGGGTCCGCAGGCCGAGCAGGTCCGCCCCATCTGA
- a CDS encoding DUF4235 domain-containing protein has protein sequence MSRGIGKAAYKPVGVLMGIAAGTVAGAIFRQVWKMTAGDGEAPSATDEDRGWGEILAAAALQGAIFAVVRAAVDRGGAVGVRRFTGSWPD, from the coding sequence GTGAGCAGGGGTATCGGAAAGGCCGCGTACAAGCCGGTCGGCGTATTGATGGGCATCGCCGCCGGTACGGTCGCGGGCGCGATCTTCCGGCAGGTGTGGAAGATGACGGCGGGCGACGGCGAGGCGCCCAGCGCCACCGACGAGGACCGCGGCTGGGGCGAGATCCTGGCGGCGGCGGCGTTGCAGGGAGCGATCTTCGCGGTCGTCCGGGCCGCCGTCGACCGGGGTGGCGCGGTGGGCGTACGCCGGTTCACCGGAAGCTGGCCGGACTGA
- a CDS encoding mechanosensitive ion channel family protein, giving the protein MQSYFGTIVAALAAAAIALFAVEVAHRVIRRVGRRSLLLTELTDHAHRSIQVAATVVAVQFAVRFSTGYAVGDQWRQVLLHLLVLGVIASVAWLVASLLVVAEDTALARFRVDVPDNRHARRVRTQVVMLRRLTIAVIVVLAVGVMLMTFPAVRGIGAGVLTSAGVVGVVAALAAQSLLGNVFAGLQLAFSDAVRLDDVVVVEGEWGRIEELTLSYVVVQIWDDRRLILPTSYFTSKPFQNWTRTEAAVLGTAEFDVDWAVPVQAMREELRRLVEGTELWDGRVCVLQVTDATGGTIKVRALVSAADAGSLWDLRCLVREHLVAWIRDHRPTAMPRMRTEIGDAESNLAWQWVRPRRPVRRLNDAEVPDDARVFGGSDDGDARSEAFVGPDEPAEARR; this is encoded by the coding sequence GTGCAGAGCTACTTCGGGACGATCGTCGCCGCGCTCGCCGCGGCGGCGATCGCCTTGTTCGCGGTCGAGGTCGCGCACCGCGTGATCCGGCGGGTCGGTCGGCGCTCGCTGCTGCTGACCGAGCTCACCGACCACGCGCACCGGTCCATCCAGGTCGCCGCCACCGTCGTCGCCGTCCAGTTCGCCGTGCGGTTCAGCACCGGCTACGCGGTCGGCGACCAGTGGCGCCAGGTGCTGCTGCACCTGCTGGTGCTCGGCGTGATCGCCAGCGTCGCCTGGCTGGTCGCCTCGCTGCTCGTCGTGGCGGAGGACACCGCACTGGCCCGGTTCCGGGTGGACGTGCCGGACAACCGGCACGCGCGGCGGGTGCGGACCCAGGTGGTCATGCTGCGCCGGTTGACGATCGCGGTGATCGTCGTGCTGGCGGTGGGCGTGATGCTGATGACCTTCCCGGCCGTACGCGGCATCGGCGCCGGCGTGCTGACCAGCGCCGGTGTGGTCGGTGTGGTCGCCGCGCTGGCCGCGCAGAGCCTGCTGGGCAACGTCTTCGCCGGGCTCCAGCTCGCCTTCAGCGACGCGGTCCGCCTCGACGACGTCGTGGTGGTGGAGGGGGAGTGGGGCCGCATCGAGGAGCTGACGCTCAGCTACGTGGTCGTGCAGATCTGGGACGACCGGCGGCTGATCCTGCCCACCTCGTACTTCACCAGCAAGCCGTTCCAGAACTGGACCCGCACCGAGGCGGCAGTGCTGGGCACCGCCGAGTTCGACGTCGACTGGGCGGTGCCGGTGCAGGCCATGCGGGAGGAGCTGCGCCGCCTCGTCGAGGGCACCGAGCTGTGGGACGGCCGGGTCTGCGTACTCCAGGTGACCGACGCGACCGGCGGGACGATCAAGGTGCGTGCCCTCGTGAGCGCCGCCGACGCCGGCAGCCTCTGGGACCTGCGCTGCCTGGTCCGCGAGCACCTGGTCGCCTGGATCCGGGACCACCGGCCGACCGCCATGCCCCGGATGCGTACCGAGATCGGGGACGCCGAGAGCAACCTGGCGTGGCAGTGGGTACGCCCCCGCCGGCCGGTGCGCCGGCTCAACGACGCCGAGGTGCCCGACGACGCGCGGGTCTTCGGCGGCAGCGACGACGGCGACGCCCGCAGCGAGGCCTTCGTCGGCCCCGACGAGCCCGCCGAAGCCCGCCGCTGA